From the genome of Armatimonadia bacterium, one region includes:
- the tmk gene encoding dTMP kinase encodes MKPLFLVLDGVEGCGKSTQVKLLAERLRAEGTPVVLTHEPGGTPVGEGVRQLLLDPAFPEMTPLTEVMLFCASRAQHCAEVILPALQEGKVVVCDRFASSTAVYQGYAGGLGLDTILRVNEVATGGLEPDLLVVLDLDPAIGMRRKFGSKAASGDRIEEKSLAFHRKVREGFLEYARRFPGRAVVLSADDTPEAIHAQLWQHVMALADKP; translated from the coding sequence ATGAAACCGCTTTTCCTCGTTCTCGACGGCGTTGAGGGCTGTGGCAAGTCCACCCAGGTCAAACTGCTCGCCGAGCGACTCCGTGCGGAAGGCACGCCGGTGGTCCTCACTCACGAACCCGGCGGCACACCCGTGGGCGAAGGTGTGCGGCAGTTGCTCCTCGACCCCGCTTTCCCCGAGATGACGCCCCTCACCGAGGTCATGCTCTTTTGTGCTTCGCGGGCGCAGCACTGTGCGGAGGTCATTCTCCCGGCGCTCCAGGAGGGCAAGGTCGTCGTCTGTGATCGCTTCGCTTCCTCCACTGCTGTCTACCAGGGCTACGCCGGCGGCCTGGGCCTCGACACCATCCTGCGGGTGAACGAAGTTGCGACCGGAGGCCTGGAGCCCGACCTGCTGGTCGTCCTCGACCTCGACCCGGCAATCGGTATGCGACGCAAGTTCGGCAGTAAGGCCGCCTCCGGCGACCGCATCGAGGAGAAGTCGCTGGCCTTCCACCGCAAGGTTCGCGAGGGCTTCCTCGAGTATGCCCGGCGCTTCCCCGGACGAGCCGTCGTCCTCAGCGCCGACGACACCCCCGAGGCAATCCACGCCCAGCTCTGGCAGCATGTGATGGCCCTCGCTGACAAGCCCTAG
- a CDS encoding R3H domain-containing nucleic acid-binding protein — translation MADQQTITDDIQRFLSILPPAPRERLAHHPKLGELLEVVIDLGRPVEGRFADGFEYLAETSAAREDLDYVVQRVGHFDRDNRAGIEATLHRIAAIRNRLGEVVGVTCRVGRAVFGTVDIIRDIVDSGRSLLLLGKPGVGKTTRLREVARILADEAKRRVIVVDTNNEIAGDGDIPHPAIGHARRMQVPNTKQQHDVMIEAVENHMPEVIVIDEIGTDADAAAARTIAERGVQLIGTAHGTSVTNLMSNPTLCDLVGGIQAVTLGDEEARKRGTQKTVLERKAPPTFDTVIEIEDINRLAVHFDLATDVDRLLLGLSVSVEVRERGADGQVHVSRRTSEIEAQSAYGLEAAEEEIRIVERRVREAEESDGIRHVYPLGIGRRKLERALHEMRAPAVVVRSRTDADMIFALSGDREGKEAIRTPGGADVVGVRSDTYTQVFEAVKAAFGGPNVALEDFAVREAEEGAQRALRDHKPVELLPQNPYLRRLQHEVIAKHKLQSHSVGHDPQRRVRILPTGVEG, via the coding sequence ATGGCAGATCAACAAACCATCACCGACGACATCCAGCGTTTCCTCTCCATCCTCCCGCCTGCACCTCGTGAACGACTCGCGCACCATCCGAAGCTGGGCGAATTGCTCGAGGTCGTCATCGACCTGGGGCGTCCGGTGGAGGGACGCTTCGCGGACGGTTTCGAGTACCTTGCGGAGACCTCGGCGGCACGCGAAGACCTCGACTACGTGGTCCAGCGCGTCGGTCACTTCGACCGCGACAATCGCGCCGGGATCGAGGCGACCTTGCACCGCATCGCCGCGATCCGCAACCGCTTGGGCGAGGTTGTTGGAGTCACCTGCCGCGTCGGCCGCGCGGTCTTCGGCACCGTCGACATCATCCGCGACATCGTGGACTCCGGCCGCAGCCTCCTGCTGCTCGGCAAGCCCGGAGTGGGGAAGACCACTCGTCTGCGCGAGGTTGCGCGGATTCTCGCCGACGAGGCCAAGCGCCGCGTGATCGTTGTCGACACCAACAACGAGATCGCCGGCGACGGCGACATCCCGCATCCGGCCATCGGCCATGCCCGGCGCATGCAGGTTCCCAACACCAAGCAGCAGCACGATGTGATGATCGAGGCTGTCGAGAACCACATGCCCGAGGTCATCGTGATCGATGAGATCGGGACCGACGCCGATGCCGCTGCCGCCCGCACCATCGCCGAGCGTGGAGTTCAGCTCATCGGCACGGCCCACGGCACCAGTGTGACCAACCTCATGTCGAACCCGACTCTCTGCGACCTGGTGGGCGGGATCCAGGCCGTCACGCTGGGTGATGAAGAGGCACGTAAGCGCGGGACGCAGAAGACCGTCCTCGAACGCAAAGCGCCGCCCACCTTCGACACGGTCATCGAGATCGAGGACATCAACCGCCTGGCCGTTCACTTCGACCTCGCGACCGACGTCGACCGGCTGCTCCTGGGGTTGTCGGTGAGTGTCGAGGTCCGCGAGCGCGGCGCGGATGGACAGGTGCACGTCAGCCGTCGCACCTCGGAGATCGAGGCTCAGAGCGCCTACGGACTCGAGGCTGCCGAGGAAGAGATCAGGATCGTCGAGCGCCGGGTCCGGGAGGCCGAGGAGTCCGACGGCATCCGTCACGTCTACCCGCTGGGCATCGGTCGCCGCAAGCTGGAGCGTGCGCTGCACGAGATGCGGGCGCCTGCCGTGGTGGTCCGGAGTCGCACCGACGCCGACATGATCTTCGCCCTCTCCGGTGACCGCGAGGGCAAGGAGGCCATCCGCACACCGGGTGGCGCTGACGTGGTCGGTGTTCGCAGTGACACCTACACCCAGGTTTTCGAGGCCGTCAAGGCCGCCTTCGGTGGGCCCAATGTGGCGCTGGAGGACTTCGCGGTGCGCGAAGCAGAGGAAGGTGCTCAGCGCGCGCTGCGAGACCACAAGCCTGTCGAGTTGCTTCCGCAGAACCCGTACCTGCGCCGCCTGCAACACGAGGTCATCGCCAAGCACAAGCTTCAGTCGCATAGCGTCGGCCATGATCCGCAGCGTCGGGTCCGGATCCTTCCGACCGGCGTCGAGGGGTAA
- a CDS encoding glutamate mutase L, producing MRPDDIKVILATDCGSTTTKAILIEKVDGEYRLRARGEAPTTVEAPIEDVTRGVLNAIAEVEELSGRRILDGENILRPAQGNQGVDAYLSTSSAGGGLQVTVVGLVRRMTAESAERAALGAGAIVMDVLALDDGRLPHERIAQLRQFRPDMILVSGGVDGGEVRKVVEMAELVAAASPRARLGARYELPVIYAGNVDAREPIQHELGTKTALSITDNLRPTMDSENLGPARAMIQDLFLEHVMAQAPGYDRLIPWTDAEIMPTPAAVGFLIEMVAREREINVLGVDIGGATTDVFSVFEGVFNRTVSANLGMSYSVSNVLAETGIDNVVRWVSVETDAEDLGRQVRNKMIRPTTVPQLLYGLRIEQALAREALRLAFDQHKLLATGLKGVQQQRDISDAFRATSTGQTLVNMMSLDLIIGSGGVLSHAPRRSQAALMMIDAFAPEGVTQLAVDSIFMMPQLGVLAQVHPDASHQVFDRDCLIPLGTCIAPVGPVQQGRDCMKVTLKGREVTVRGGELALVLLAEGESAEACIEPARGLDVGAGRGRELTATVQGGVVGVILDGRGRPLKLSTEAATRRPQTKSWEDALSLYPAES from the coding sequence ATGCGACCTGACGACATCAAGGTGATCCTGGCCACCGACTGCGGCTCCACCACCACCAAGGCGATCCTCATCGAGAAGGTGGATGGGGAGTACCGCTTGCGGGCGCGTGGTGAGGCGCCGACCACCGTTGAGGCGCCCATTGAGGACGTCACTCGCGGCGTGCTCAACGCAATCGCCGAGGTCGAGGAGCTCTCCGGTCGCCGCATCCTCGATGGCGAGAACATCCTGCGCCCGGCCCAGGGCAATCAGGGCGTCGACGCATACCTGTCCACCAGTTCCGCCGGCGGCGGCTTGCAGGTCACGGTAGTCGGCCTCGTCCGCCGCATGACCGCGGAGAGTGCCGAACGAGCAGCCCTTGGCGCCGGCGCGATCGTCATGGACGTCCTTGCCCTGGATGATGGCCGGCTGCCCCACGAGCGAATCGCCCAACTGCGCCAGTTCCGTCCCGACATGATTCTCGTATCCGGCGGCGTCGACGGGGGAGAGGTCCGCAAGGTGGTCGAGATGGCTGAGTTGGTCGCGGCAGCCAGTCCTCGCGCTCGTCTGGGAGCCCGTTACGAGTTGCCTGTCATCTATGCCGGCAATGTCGATGCCCGCGAACCCATCCAGCACGAACTCGGAACCAAGACGGCCCTGTCGATCACCGACAACCTGCGCCCCACCATGGACAGCGAGAATCTGGGCCCCGCGCGCGCGATGATCCAGGACCTGTTCCTCGAGCACGTCATGGCCCAGGCGCCCGGCTACGACCGTCTCATTCCCTGGACCGACGCAGAAATCATGCCCACCCCGGCCGCTGTGGGGTTTCTCATCGAGATGGTCGCCCGGGAGCGCGAGATCAACGTCCTCGGCGTTGACATCGGCGGCGCGACCACTGACGTCTTCTCCGTCTTCGAGGGTGTCTTCAACCGCACCGTCAGCGCGAACCTGGGCATGAGCTACTCCGTCTCCAACGTCCTGGCGGAGACCGGCATCGACAACGTCGTCCGCTGGGTGAGCGTCGAAACGGACGCCGAAGACCTCGGCCGACAGGTCCGCAACAAGATGATCCGACCGACGACCGTGCCCCAGCTACTCTACGGACTGCGTATCGAGCAGGCCCTGGCCCGAGAGGCCCTGCGCCTGGCCTTCGACCAGCACAAGCTCCTCGCCACCGGCCTCAAGGGCGTGCAGCAGCAGCGCGACATCAGCGACGCCTTCCGCGCCACGAGCACCGGCCAGACCCTCGTGAACATGATGTCCCTGGACCTGATCATCGGCTCCGGCGGCGTGCTCTCCCATGCCCCTCGGCGTAGCCAGGCAGCGCTTATGATGATCGACGCCTTCGCCCCCGAGGGTGTCACACAGTTGGCCGTGGACAGCATCTTCATGATGCCGCAGTTGGGCGTCCTCGCTCAGGTCCATCCCGACGCCTCGCACCAGGTCTTCGACCGCGATTGCCTCATTCCCCTGGGCACCTGCATCGCCCCTGTGGGACCGGTGCAGCAGGGACGAGATTGCATGAAGGTCACGCTCAAGGGCAGAGAGGTCACGGTTCGTGGCGGCGAGTTGGCCCTGGTTCTGCTGGCCGAGGGAGAGAGCGCCGAGGCATGCATCGAGCCTGCCCGCGGTCTCGATGTCGGCGCGGGTCGTGGCCGTGAGCTTACCGCGACCGTCCAGGGCGGTGTGGTCGGCGTCATCCTCGATGGCCGTGGACGGCCCCTCAAGCTCAGCACCGAGGCAGCGACCCGTCGTCCCCAGACCAAGTCCTGGGAAGACGCCCTGAGCCTGTACCCGGCCGAATCCTGA
- the nth gene encoding endonuclease III codes for MDETTLRRVDRALADHYGHKVLEAGGDPLGGLIATILSQNTTAANSQAAFRSLVAQFGDWEAVAEAEVERIAEAIRVGGLSDQKARWIKQILAQVRREQGILDLAFLGRAPTQEALTYLRSFRGVGPKTAACVLLFELGRPVFPVDTHVHRIAGRLGWIGPQDTAERAHEILGSLVPHDLCYELHVNLVEHGRILCRPRDPRCDTCPIAGDCEWWRARLHREPSREE; via the coding sequence ATGGACGAAACGACTCTCCGACGCGTGGACAGGGCGCTGGCTGATCACTATGGTCACAAGGTCTTGGAGGCGGGCGGCGATCCACTCGGAGGACTGATCGCGACCATCCTGTCCCAGAACACGACGGCAGCGAACTCACAGGCTGCCTTCAGGTCCTTGGTGGCCCAGTTTGGGGATTGGGAGGCAGTGGCCGAGGCCGAGGTCGAGCGGATTGCTGAGGCGATCCGTGTGGGAGGTCTGTCGGACCAGAAGGCCCGCTGGATCAAACAAATCCTCGCACAGGTCCGACGTGAGCAGGGCATCCTGGACCTTGCGTTCCTGGGGCGTGCTCCGACCCAGGAGGCGCTGACCTACCTGCGATCCTTCAGAGGCGTAGGGCCGAAGACTGCCGCCTGTGTGCTGCTCTTCGAGCTGGGCCGACCGGTGTTTCCGGTGGACACGCATGTACATCGGATTGCGGGACGCCTTGGGTGGATAGGGCCCCAGGATACAGCCGAGAGAGCGCACGAGATCCTTGGCAGTCTGGTGCCGCATGACTTGTGCTACGAGTTGCACGTGAACCTCGTGGAGCACGGCCGGATCCTCTGCCGGCCACGGGACCCGCGGTGTGACACTTGCCCGATCGCAGGAGACTGCGAGTGGTGGCGGGCTCGCCTCCACAGAGAACCATCGCGAGAGGAGTGA
- a CDS encoding DUF1559 domain-containing protein codes for MARRGGFTLIELLVVIAIIAILAAILFPVFARAREKARQASCQSNMKQIMLAAAMYAQDYDERLNDYATRGGFPTYYRWEPLLMPYIKNWQVTACPSSGVNGISGSLATGLAYIGGYGYNYYYLVNRNLAEIKSPAETVMYCDVGRQDTASSAINVAAHVNVPSEPTYQYVNRPDFRHNQTCTVGFVDGHVKAMTYGPFYPRTVYEGGNWTGNGMRTYGDPNYKDDMWDRN; via the coding sequence GTGGCACGTCGTGGGGGTTTCACGCTCATTGAGCTGCTGGTGGTGATTGCGATCATTGCAATCCTCGCCGCCATCCTGTTTCCCGTTTTCGCACGAGCCAGAGAGAAGGCGCGACAGGCGTCCTGCCAGTCGAACATGAAGCAGATCATGCTCGCGGCCGCCATGTACGCCCAGGACTACGACGAACGTCTCAACGACTACGCGACCCGCGGTGGCTTCCCGACCTACTACCGCTGGGAGCCGCTGCTGATGCCCTACATCAAGAACTGGCAGGTGACCGCGTGCCCGTCCTCGGGTGTCAACGGCATCAGTGGCAGCCTCGCCACCGGCCTGGCCTACATCGGCGGCTACGGGTACAACTACTACTACTTGGTCAACCGCAACCTGGCAGAGATCAAGTCCCCGGCAGAGACGGTGATGTACTGTGACGTAGGCCGCCAGGACACTGCCTCGAGCGCGATCAACGTGGCCGCGCACGTGAATGTCCCGAGCGAGCCGACCTACCAGTACGTCAACCGCCCGGACTTTCGCCACAACCAGACCTGCACCGTGGGCTTCGTCGACGGCCACGTGAAGGCCATGACCTACGGACCGTTCTACCCGCGCACCGTATATGAGGGTGGCAACTGGACTGGGAACGGCATGCGAACCTACGGAGACCCGAACTACAAGGACGACATGTGGGACCGCAACTAG
- a CDS encoding glycosyltransferase family 4 protein — protein MSLVFLGADFPPSRGGIQTVAFELPLALSQAGVEVAVVTVSREGAEAFDAQCPYPVVRVPAGSKRQVAANLAAGAAQATAQLHSPPRAIVATKWFPEGLAARKVWASARIPVALIAHGREFRLHGGNPAKWLLQRYVLAGVRAGFAVSQWTAGQLVAAGVPAERVSVVHNGIRPEVYAEPKAVAELRAGLGLDDAPVLLTVGRLVERKGHAAVIRALPQVVAQLGPVSYVIAGSGPEESRLRAEVEALHLQERVRFAGAVADEQLPDFYHLCDLFVMPTRELRDDPVEGFGIVYLEANAAGKPVLATRCGGVADAVEDQVSGVLLEPGDEGALVEAIISLLGDPARLQQMGQAGLRRVRERFTWDRIAQEFLEGLDRAGL, from the coding sequence ATGAGCCTGGTTTTCCTGGGGGCCGACTTTCCCCCGTCGCGAGGCGGCATCCAGACAGTGGCCTTCGAGCTCCCGCTCGCACTGTCTCAGGCCGGCGTGGAAGTGGCTGTGGTGACGGTCAGCCGGGAGGGTGCCGAGGCTTTCGACGCCCAGTGTCCCTACCCGGTGGTCCGCGTGCCTGCGGGCAGCAAGCGCCAGGTGGCCGCAAACCTGGCCGCCGGCGCTGCCCAGGCCACCGCACAGCTTCACAGCCCGCCACGAGCGATCGTTGCGACCAAGTGGTTTCCCGAGGGCCTGGCTGCGCGGAAGGTCTGGGCATCGGCTCGGATTCCCGTGGCCCTTATCGCCCACGGCCGTGAGTTCCGACTCCACGGAGGTAACCCCGCCAAGTGGTTGCTGCAACGGTATGTGCTTGCCGGGGTTCGGGCAGGCTTCGCGGTGAGCCAGTGGACTGCGGGGCAGCTCGTGGCCGCCGGTGTTCCCGCTGAGCGCGTCTCGGTGGTACACAACGGCATCCGTCCGGAGGTATACGCCGAGCCGAAGGCCGTCGCCGAGTTGCGGGCCGGCCTCGGCCTCGATGACGCGCCGGTGCTGCTGACCGTCGGCCGACTGGTTGAGCGCAAGGGGCACGCGGCGGTGATCCGGGCTTTGCCGCAGGTGGTGGCACAACTGGGGCCGGTGAGCTATGTGATCGCGGGCTCAGGACCGGAGGAGTCGCGCCTCCGCGCAGAGGTCGAGGCGCTGCATCTGCAGGAACGGGTGCGCTTCGCGGGCGCCGTCGCCGATGAGCAGCTACCCGACTTCTACCACCTGTGTGACCTGTTTGTCATGCCTACCCGCGAGCTGCGAGACGACCCGGTCGAGGGCTTCGGGATCGTGTACCTGGAGGCCAACGCGGCCGGGAAGCCGGTCCTTGCCACGCGCTGTGGAGGTGTAGCCGATGCCGTCGAGGACCAGGTGAGCGGAGTGCTGCTGGAGCCCGGTGACGAAGGCGCCCTGGTGGAGGCGATCATATCCCTCCTGGGGGATCCGGCACGGCTGCAGCAGATGGGACAGGCGGGTCTACGGAGGGTCCGCGAGAGGTTCACCTGGGACCGCATTGCGCAGGAGTTCCTTGAGGGGCTGGATCGTGCGGGTCTCTAG
- a CDS encoding enolase C-terminal domain-like protein, with protein sequence MIASRVVEVTLSKRQTQRDECPGYQLGVRSDTGLSGYAELAFAQTPELMEAVEALAPLVLGRSSHDREAIWHAVAGAASDWDDSPDAAASLLSAFDIALWDLAGQELGVPTTTLMGGRTRPRTEICVDCGDCTEETAIQSAKAALATGVRMVSFSVDPTISTEIDRFRRARRLLSTEVMLIARVTPSPASTEAAIEVGQSLDRADPFWVSGLLRDGQWKELAQVRKGIAAPTAAGQDTLGMQRFRRALDAGCCDLLIPTLSYCGGITGALKLADLVGLYGVRMALAPCVSAMTALVSACVSISRSHLSPLWVSDAALAEMGLSMAEALKDGFVLASDLPGLGYPAGWTARTEPLVSFSS encoded by the coding sequence ATGATTGCATCGCGCGTCGTCGAAGTAACGCTGAGCAAGCGACAGACCCAGCGGGACGAGTGCCCCGGCTACCAGCTCGGAGTGCGTTCGGATACGGGTCTTTCGGGCTATGCCGAACTGGCCTTCGCCCAGACTCCGGAGCTCATGGAGGCGGTCGAGGCTCTTGCGCCGCTGGTGCTTGGACGCTCCTCCCATGACCGAGAGGCGATCTGGCACGCCGTCGCCGGCGCTGCCTCCGACTGGGATGACTCCCCGGATGCTGCCGCTTCCCTGTTGAGCGCCTTCGACATCGCCCTCTGGGACCTCGCCGGCCAGGAGTTGGGCGTCCCCACGACCACCTTGATGGGTGGCCGCACTCGCCCGCGGACCGAGATCTGCGTCGACTGCGGTGACTGCACCGAGGAGACCGCGATCCAGAGCGCAAAAGCCGCGCTCGCCACAGGCGTGCGGATGGTCTCCTTCTCGGTCGACCCAACCATCTCAACGGAGATCGATCGCTTCCGCCGTGCCCGTCGTCTGCTGAGCACTGAGGTCATGCTCATCGCCCGCGTCACCCCTTCACCGGCCAGCACGGAAGCCGCTATCGAAGTAGGCCAGTCTCTCGACCGCGCAGACCCCTTCTGGGTCTCCGGGCTCCTGAGGGATGGCCAGTGGAAGGAGCTGGCACAGGTGCGCAAGGGCATTGCGGCGCCGACCGCTGCCGGTCAAGACACCCTTGGCATGCAACGCTTCCGCCGCGCTCTCGACGCGGGCTGCTGCGACCTCCTCATACCGACTCTCAGCTATTGCGGCGGAATCACGGGCGCGCTCAAGCTGGCCGATCTCGTCGGCCTCTATGGCGTGCGGATGGCCCTCGCCCCCTGTGTGTCGGCGATGACGGCCCTCGTCAGCGCCTGCGTCTCCATCTCGCGGTCACATCTGTCCCCTCTGTGGGTGTCGGATGCGGCGCTGGCCGAGATGGGTCTGAGCATGGCTGAGGCCCTCAAGGACGGCTTCGTCCTCGCCTCCGACCTTCCCGGCCTTGGCTATCCGGCGGGCTGGACCGCCCGGACCGAGCCCCTGGTCTCCTTCTCCTCCTGA
- a CDS encoding helix-turn-helix domain-containing protein: MLNHEWMRQRDRRIRHAPRDTDTAAEAEDAQLPMMTEADTALEEVPEEQRVDSSEATLATPEAQEVAAPEQEQSEEPAPAPEVDEEPAADEAAEPALLAEPTTPHDSTVAATNTPDPREVADRIEVPIISLRQRLESVLARQAQLPLDIEARHAVSEGVEGSPRETREALVQRLLDPTLTLEEVAVLLGVCRTTIRRYTDRGVLRCYRTPGNQRRFHLSDVLDFMEVQNRPR; encoded by the coding sequence ATGCTTAACCATGAATGGATGCGACAACGTGACCGCCGTATCCGCCATGCGCCACGGGATACCGATACCGCGGCGGAGGCCGAAGATGCCCAGTTGCCGATGATGACTGAGGCCGATACGGCCTTGGAGGAAGTGCCCGAGGAGCAGCGCGTGGACTCCTCCGAGGCAACCCTCGCGACCCCCGAAGCGCAGGAGGTTGCCGCTCCGGAGCAGGAACAGTCCGAAGAGCCTGCCCCTGCTCCCGAGGTCGACGAGGAGCCGGCTGCGGACGAAGCTGCGGAGCCGGCACTGCTCGCCGAGCCGACCACGCCTCACGACTCGACCGTCGCCGCGACGAATACTCCCGACCCGAGGGAGGTCGCCGACCGCATCGAGGTTCCCATCATCAGTCTGCGTCAGCGCCTGGAGTCCGTCCTGGCACGGCAGGCGCAGTTGCCCCTGGATATCGAGGCACGTCACGCGGTGTCCGAAGGGGTCGAAGGCAGTCCGCGCGAGACCCGTGAGGCTCTTGTTCAGCGACTCCTTGATCCGACCCTCACCCTGGAGGAGGTCGCGGTTCTCCTGGGGGTATGCCGGACCACCATCCGCCGCTATACAGACCGTGGGGTGCTCCGCTGCTACCGCACGCCCGGGAATCAGCGGCGCTTCCACCTCTCTGATGTGCTCGATTTCATGGAGGTTCAGAACCGGCCTCGATAG
- a CDS encoding DUF2905 domain-containing protein: MDVQQLAKVLLVLGLAIAASGLLLLVIARIGGLPRLPGDLVVQRPGFTLYLPLGTSVVLSLLLTLILWAAAHWWRR; the protein is encoded by the coding sequence ATGGACGTGCAGCAACTGGCCAAGGTGCTCCTTGTACTCGGCCTGGCGATTGCAGCAAGTGGTCTGCTACTTCTGGTGATCGCCCGGATTGGAGGTCTTCCGCGTTTACCCGGTGACCTCGTCGTGCAACGTCCGGGGTTCACCCTTTACCTGCCGCTGGGCACGTCCGTTGTGCTCAGCCTCTTGCTGACGCTGATCCTGTGGGCTGCGGCCCACTGGTGGCGTCGATAG